The following proteins are encoded in a genomic region of Paenibacillus sp. FSL H3-0469:
- a CDS encoding sigma-70 family RNA polymerase sigma factor produces MEELYQNYKSYAFSIAYRMLGVVADAEDAVQDLFAELQHRDRSSIQNIKAYVAKGMTNRCLNMLNSARSRRETYIGEWLPEPVSEGYDGPEAVAERKDNLSYAFLVLLERLSPTERAVFVLREAFEYDYEAIAGMVGKSGSNCRQIFSRAKRILMAEPASRLPSLRYGAVTENLLVRFTAAFTSYDVSGMLELLGEHPVLVADGGGREVHTILRPMTGRRGVTALLTSKRVMHYLREWRHSFGLLNGEPGLIFTDQGVVKCVLCLSTDSSGERIQNLYLLMDPAKLSHITVPPEPPQQH; encoded by the coding sequence ATGGAGGAGCTGTACCAGAATTATAAAAGCTATGCCTTTTCCATTGCGTACCGGATGCTAGGCGTGGTTGCCGATGCGGAGGATGCGGTGCAGGATCTGTTCGCCGAGCTGCAGCACCGGGACCGGAGCAGCATTCAGAATATCAAAGCTTATGTCGCCAAAGGCATGACCAACCGCTGCCTCAATATGCTGAACTCGGCACGCAGCCGCAGAGAGACATATATCGGGGAGTGGCTGCCTGAGCCGGTAAGCGAGGGATACGATGGCCCGGAAGCGGTGGCAGAACGCAAGGATAATCTGTCGTATGCTTTTCTGGTGCTGCTGGAGCGTCTGTCTCCCACGGAGCGTGCGGTATTCGTACTGCGGGAAGCCTTCGAATACGACTATGAAGCCATTGCCGGAATGGTAGGCAAATCGGGCAGCAACTGCCGTCAGATCTTCAGCCGGGCCAAGCGTATCCTGATGGCAGAGCCGGCTTCCCGGTTACCCTCGCTCCGATATGGAGCCGTCACCGAGAATCTGCTGGTGCGCTTCACTGCCGCGTTCACCTCTTATGATGTGAGCGGTATGCTGGAGCTGCTGGGCGAGCATCCGGTCCTGGTTGCCGACGGCGGGGGCCGCGAAGTGCATACGATTCTCCGGCCGATGACCGGCCGCCGGGGAGTTACTGCACTGCTGACCTCGAAGCGGGTTATGCACTATTTGCGGGAGTGGAGGCATTCCTTCGGGCTGCTGAACGGCGAACCGGGTCTGATCTTCACCGATCAGGGAGTCGTGAAGTGCGTGCTCTGCCTGAGCACGGATTCCAGCGGGGAACGGATTCAGAATCTGTATCTT
- a CDS encoding carboxymuconolactone decarboxylase family protein — translation MSLRMNYREVNSPAFRAMMALEQHAGSRSKDKVLYELVKIRVSQINGCAFCLDMHGKDLMKLGDYADHILLLSVWREAPLFSAKERVLLEFAEQVTLISEAGVPLELYNKMLTHFSEEELVDWIMAVNTINSWNRIAITTGMFPGCFS, via the coding sequence TTGAGTCTACGAATGAATTATCGTGAGGTTAACAGCCCGGCGTTCCGGGCAATGATGGCGCTGGAGCAGCATGCAGGAAGCCGCAGCAAGGATAAAGTGCTGTATGAACTGGTTAAAATACGGGTCTCCCAGATCAACGGCTGTGCGTTCTGTCTGGATATGCATGGCAAGGATCTGATGAAGCTGGGCGACTATGCCGATCATATTCTGCTGCTGAGTGTGTGGCGCGAAGCGCCGTTGTTCAGTGCGAAGGAACGTGTGCTGCTGGAATTTGCCGAGCAGGTCACGCTGATCAGCGAAGCGGGCGTTCCGCTGGAGCTGTACAATAAGATGCTTACGCATTTTAGCGAAGAGGAACTGGTAGACTGGATTATGGCGGTCAATACGATCAACAGCTGGAACCGGATTGCCATTACGACCGGGATGTTCCCGGGCTGCTTCAGCTAA
- a CDS encoding MFS transporter encodes MSSLEATYQEDAGIQKKRWLILIVLNLFTFMSTLDGSIVNIALPVLVKELGLPVAQVEWVTTGYLMAICSVILFFGKLGDIAGKIKMFKLGMVVFTIGSLLCGLSHSLPLLIASRVVQAVGASMTMANSQGIVTDIFPSTERGKALGLIGTFVSLGSIAGPSLGGIIVSSMGWEYIFWVNVPIGMLAIALGWKVLPKDLVRIKSAIDVPGSLLFAVFIVSLFAGLLLGQQLGYGDTRILAALTAAFITFIVFLIVELRSAGPLLQLGLFKNPLFSLSIFCAFLVFVSNFCFNIIAPFYAQNMLNMSPFDAGFLLMLYPICMVIVAPLSGALSDKIGSELLTFAGLIVMVIAQFGLARLHEGSPVMLVGVWIAMLGIGSGMFGSPNNSLIMSTVPRTQLGSAGSVNSLVRNVGMVVGITVATSILFNVMSSKAGYRVTGLVEGRPELFLSGMHVVFLTSSGICLLSALLTGWRLFSSRRAKSLSI; translated from the coding sequence ATGAGCAGCTTAGAGGCGACCTATCAGGAGGATGCCGGGATACAGAAGAAGCGCTGGCTGATTCTGATCGTTCTTAATTTGTTTACTTTTATGTCTACACTGGATGGAAGTATTGTGAATATTGCGCTGCCGGTGCTGGTGAAGGAGCTGGGGCTGCCGGTAGCCCAGGTAGAGTGGGTGACAACCGGATATCTGATGGCAATCTGTTCAGTGATTCTGTTCTTCGGGAAGCTGGGTGACATTGCCGGCAAAATCAAGATGTTCAAGCTGGGCATGGTCGTCTTCACTATCGGCTCTCTGCTCTGCGGATTAAGCCACAGCCTGCCGCTGCTCATCGCTTCGCGTGTCGTGCAGGCGGTCGGTGCTTCGATGACCATGGCGAACAGCCAGGGTATTGTTACGGATATTTTCCCGTCAACGGAACGCGGCAAGGCTCTTGGCTTGATCGGAACCTTCGTGTCCCTCGGCAGTATAGCGGGGCCCAGTCTCGGCGGAATTATCGTATCGTCGATGGGCTGGGAATATATTTTCTGGGTGAATGTGCCGATTGGAATGCTGGCGATTGCGCTGGGCTGGAAGGTGCTCCCGAAAGATCTGGTACGCATCAAGTCAGCGATTGATGTCCCCGGCAGCCTGCTGTTTGCTGTCTTCATTGTTTCTCTGTTCGCCGGACTTCTGCTCGGCCAGCAGCTTGGTTACGGGGATACGCGGATTCTTGCCGCCCTCACTGCTGCGTTTATTACCTTCATCGTCTTCCTGATCGTGGAGCTGCGCAGCGCCGGGCCGTTGCTTCAACTGGGCCTGTTCAAGAATCCCTTGTTCTCACTGAGTATATTCTGCGCCTTTCTGGTGTTCGTATCGAACTTCTGCTTCAATATTATCGCACCGTTCTATGCGCAGAATATGCTGAACATGTCCCCCTTTGACGCAGGCTTTCTGCTCATGCTCTACCCGATCTGTATGGTGATTGTCGCTCCGCTCAGCGGGGCGTTGTCTGACAAGATCGGTTCGGAGCTGCTCACCTTTGCAGGGCTGATCGTGATGGTGATTGCCCAGTTCGGGCTGGCCCGGCTGCATGAAGGCAGTCCGGTGATGCTGGTCGGCGTCTGGATCGCCATGCTCGGTATCGGCAGCGGGATGTTCGGCTCACCGAACAATTCGCTGATTATGTCCACGGTGCCGCGAACACAGCTAGGCTCGGCAGGCAGCGTGAATTCGCTGGTCCGTAATGTGGGGATGGTCGTCGGCATTACCGTAGCGACTTCGATCCTGTTCAATGTAATGAGCAGCAAGGCCGGCTACCGGGTAACCGGGCTGGTGGAAGGACGTCCGGAGCTGTTCCTCTCGGGGATGCATGTAGTCTTCCTGACTTCGTCCGGGATCTGCCTGTTATCGGCGCTGCTTACCGGCTGGCGGCTATTCTCTTCGAGAAGGGCTAAGAGCCTGAGCATATAG